The Pararge aegeria chromosome 21, ilParAegt1.1, whole genome shotgun sequence genomic sequence tttacctaatatTTTCCGTGACGTTGATATTAACAGCTCTTATAAGCACCTACATAAAGTTGCAAGAGCCAAGGTTTTGACCTTTTCTAAGTATTGTCATCCTGGTGTATGATGCATTATTTTTTGCAAGATCCTTTGATTGTTCATAGTCTTGTGCCGAATaatcaacattatttattacagcgTAAGTGTAGTTTTTAGCCAAACCGGAATTGGAGCATTGTGTGGGGAATCCCACGAGAAAGGCGGCCTATGCCCAGCTATGGGATAAACTAAGTGTGGTGATAACAAAGTACACTTCTACCAcatcgcaaatttttttttttgtttgttttcagaAAGCAAGAAAAGTGAATATCAGAAAAAGCGTAACGTAATACTTAACGGTTgtttagtttgatttttttttgttataattgacGGTCCAAGTAAGTAGACCATACCTTATGTTAAGTAAAAATCCGTACTATACATCGTATACTATCCTACTTCCCACTTatattaaatgcgaaagtttataaGGATGTATGGTTTTTTAAGACCTCTAGGTTAAAAATCAGATTAGCAGAACcaagtataatttataaagataatGTGTAAATTTGGCAAAATATTCCAAAAGGTTCAAGGAAGCCGAAAAAAAATCTACCATCTGTTAGCTATTTTGACGTACACTGCATAAatcatctatatctatatactatatctatactaatatataaatctatagagttttttacggttgttccgttaaaactattaaactataaatccgattgaattgaaattttgcatccatgtagatgAAAAAGtaagcctatccattaagtcaatgtatgcacattgacttaatggataggcttaCTTTTtcataagtgttaaatctccgaagtgtatagcgggggcgttaatgattagaaaaatcataaaaaactaaattttgaattttaactcttttagacatgaaatttggacagaatttttttgggcCATGTTAcaagcaaacaagaatgtattgaatgaagtttaaatcacaaaatcggttacgggggccaatgaaaaaaaatgaaaattttatactaaaattcccacagacttaaaatttaataaatgtttcatttttactaaattaagatcacttactatcagatttcgaaaaattttagccctagaggagaatgtgggggcgttaaaattatttatataattataattgttgataacatcctataggtttttttatagtaacaaatGATGGAtcaagctgtggtaacctaatggttagtgaataaccataatttgttacataaacagagcaacactttgaatgccatgcaaggaacacgtcctatgaaatgacacccttcggactggaacgcagcttaaataggcatgggggtagaagggacttccctggacaagcttggccacaaaatgctttaataggtactactactaaaactttaagtgcgaaagagtctatgtaagatttgcagtcaatgattgcaactatctataatttccaaataatactggttgcctctggaagtagaAGGGACATCTtcagtgctaaaacacatatctatatatatatatatatatatataaatgttatgttggtttgtgtacgcttcaaaaactcaaaaagttctgcaatgttcgggctgaaattttagcatgatatataatatgcatCAGGGAtggtttttatctatttttctcaaccacaatgtgccacagcgaagcgtggcagggtacaactagtaagatataaataataaaggtgggattgttaatattaaacagAACTAAAAAAAGCTTAGAATTTGGCTATAATAGCtaaaatagtaagtaattaATACATGTAAAGTGGATagtctatattttataatggacattttatagtaggtatgaattattatcaaaatataataaataccttCATTGCTTCagtatatttaaatgaaaaaaaattaaaaacgtaggTAAAATAGTACGTTTGTCCGTTCGTCCGTAGATGTCTGAGTCTAAACCTAGATGTCGCTGTACCATTTTTCACTCGCCCTATCGTGTTTTCGCAGAAACACGATAGGGCGAGGGTTCAAACATATTGCTGAGTTTaatttctattataaaatattattgctttggcaaatttttgaaaaacggGGCCAGCAAAGGCTGTTTTTGTAAtccattttttattaagttagtCCTtgtcatattggatagaagcaggcgttactttgcggaattccatgataaattatgaaaattaaacttaatttgctatactctgcgaaaagtagaagaatctgtatggtgtaatttataactttatcAACCTTTtttactccacaacaaacagatcttcgacaatgtaccctcttcataatttagcccttgactccaatctcacctggtgtttagtgatgatgaagtaaaGGCGGTAGAGGGCCTGCTAGgttgtatggcagttatattgaaccctaatcagtttctacgtcacgtctttgccggtcgggtggaaactagccacggccgaaggctCCCACCATACGAGActagataaaattcagaaattacagaaaaatccaggaatcgaacccggaacctctaGCCTCCTCCAGGGAGGTCATCCAATATTTGTATAAAGACGTTTATCACAATCCTGAATCCTTGATTGctttatctatacatatattatagagGGTAAtacagttttttgtttgtttgtaccgaacaGGCTACGAAAGAACTAGACCGATTTCAACCATTTATTCACCAAAATTGGGTGATTTTCCTCCAGCCATATTGTTTCGGGTTCGTTCGTTCCAGTTCCAGGCTCCACGGTATTTTACaggcaaataattttttttttaattttacagaagactaaatataataaaaactaattttctACTTCATTAGGCGTAGTTTATCTgtcatttgtttaattatattttatctgcGGATAAATTGCCTGCCCTGTAGGCTATaactaaattttcaaaaatttgaGTTCCTGTAACAATGTTACCCAGAGTaacaattttttgtctatataaTTTATGACTGCTTgcgctaaaaaaaaaaatggtgataCATATAATTGATGTACTACATTATTAAAGTACCAACAAAAAAGTCCGCAACAAAAGATATCTTACTATCACAGTTATCGTAGCAATGCGGATTTGATCAGACCAGCACAATCCGCTCTTGAGGTCTCCTTCAATGCtctttgccagtgaccactatcttttctCACCACTCTCTTCTTATTCtgtcacctgatgttaaattATCACCGCCGTCCATAAACACCTGCAGCGCCAGAGGAGCCCCGGAggcccttgaataaccctagattgtattatGGCGGAAACACATATGACGGGAGATGGTTCCACAATTTGCCAGTGCGGgttagaaatgatctggtatttcgaagaATATTACATATCCATATGATGaggatggaatttatttctacggcttgaggtgcggtcagagaacaggaaAGGTGTCAATGCAAACATctcttcagaacactctccattatagagtcgataaaacacacaaagggagctaacatctcttcggtgctCCAGGTACTCCAAACTTATAtacaaagcaaataaaaatacatggaAACATTTGAaagaatacaatttatttttcaaaattactaTAAAGTATTTAACTTTACTAATACTACCGTACATCTTAAACTTACGTCCTTTCGACATATTACTACTTAAACTAACACAAACATAATCTCAGGAAGTAAATCCTTAATTGAACCTATAATTTTATCTTGGATAAAGGTTTTCTTTATGATCTAGTTGTAACATAATAAGCACAACACGAAACACATAAAAATTACTATGTTATTTTTAGTTGCTTTATTATTTGAGGAAAATATCACCAATTAAAGGTTTTAAGGAAACAAGGTTTGTCGAAATATTGATGGTGGTtaatggtgtacaaataaaaggGGTGACTAAAACATTCACAATTTTCAGAAAATCCAGTTTTACAAGACATTTAAACAGAGGTAGGAATAGATATAGACGATAGCCTAAGTTATATCTACAGAAACGTGAGCTTTAAGCTAGGGaaaatatgtctttatttttaaacgattATCACATGGCACTATATATAATACTCCACATTAACGATTGCTTGATAGACTGTTAAACACGTTATTTAATACCCTAAACATTATTACTGCATCTTTCATGCTGATATCagacatatttttaaacaaaatatatatgctCCCCAAGCATTGGGAAATTGGAACATATTCGGCCAACATTAAAAAGGTAACTTTAATGAGAAATTTGGGTTGGATGGCTCTCGTTTTACTTTTTATTGATAATCGTGTTTCTACTGTAAGTAAAAGTGTAATGTTCTTCTTGTTCTTTAGGTGCATAGCTTGGTAAAAACACAAAGGAGGTTTtcattgtattatatatacctacaggaactctatttaaaataaaatatctttcagCGTGTGGGGTCTGCATGTTACCAGCGGGGTGCAGACGGCTCGTTTTTCTGGTGTTTCAAGTACAATATTCTAATACACCAaagcattttatattaattttaaacgtttttttcgttttatactATCACAAGATTTCATACTCCGAAGGGCAAGCATGTAACTAAGTACCTAAGTTCTTCGTCTCATATCGATGGAGCAGTAGTGATGAGTGCTGTTTTCACTATTAACATAACCCTAAGGATTTTTTTTGGGTTTATCTTGAAAGGGTTCTTATTAACGAAACTTAAGCCTTAATAGTCTTAAGATCTTTCTCGTATTTGACAGTGTAGGTGCGCTTTGGGTCGTACTTGTCAACAAGTCGCTGCCAATATTCTGGTTTGTTGTTGATAAGATGGCCTATTACTTTATGCACCCAGCCGCGTTGGATTTTTGTACAGTGTGCGCAATTGTTTTCAAGAGCGTCCTGAATATGAGctgaaattaaacaataattaagtaattagaaCAGTCTATCATTTTGTTCATATGAATATTTGAAAACCCCAATGCAATAACGCCATGGTGTTACAAGTTTgacgtgtatgtgtgtatatgtgtgtgtgtgtgtttgttcgtgtgtgggtgggtgtgtgtgtctgtgtgtgtgtgtgggtgggtgGGTGgatgtgtgggtgtgtgtgtgcgtgtttgatgaaaatcggtccaatatTGCCGCCGCCACTAAATGGCGGATATTTATTCACAGCTCCCTCTATAATATCATAACATTAATAGATGAGCCAATAACTttcaattctattctattatcaacccattgctgaCCCAATACATGGTATGGGTCTCCTCCtagctagcccagtgcggattggtggactccacgcgcctttgagaacattatggaactcttaggcatgcaggttttcacaCGATGTGTtcctccttcaccgttgaagtaggttatatttaaatagcttaaaacgcgcataacttacaaaagttacgATGCgtgtgcttggattcgaacacggcccccTTGAAAGTGacgccgaagttctaaccactaggctacccCTGATTCTACTAGGCTATTATCGCTtcgttaaaataaatcaaatgctAAGTATCTTCACTATCACTTACATTTAAGCTCGCGGCCTTCAGCTGTACACTTGCCAATTTCAAGGGCGCATTTGATGTAGGCGTCAAGCAGTCGAGGATTCATTATTACTTCGTCAACATTGACGCCGTCGAAACGATCAGTGTACTGCTGGGCCGATGCTAAGGCGACTGCGGCCATAAAGATAAAAACTGTAGCGCCCTTCAttctgtaatttaaaaaaaacatgtattaaACAACCAttctgataaaaataaacatttaaatatttcattattctaCTAAAAGATAGCAtttgtatgcaattttcttgcACGGCTCACTAGTATATACAGGGAGACATATCCTCCACTGGGAAAGgagaaaattatcttctccAAAAAATTTTCCACGCTCCGAGCATGCGTTACAATATAACATTATCGtaaaacaagtatattttatccCCTGACAGTGAATGTTactgtatataaatttaaatcagaCATTTAGTAAAACGGCTATACTGTTATACAGAAATCCTTAAACTAAACAAATTTGGCAGTTTAAAAATAGTggtattactttttataaataacataatgaaaGGGATGACAcaactttttaaacttatgGTAGGTGTCCAATAGATTTGGCACCTTTATCACGTCATGACCAATAAACAAACcttttaagtacctatataatattgaggattttattaataaacttttacaatTAGCTtgtaccaaaaaataaaatcataattcaaTTGAGATTATTTACTTTGCGAAATAAACACATAACGAAGAGACAAGAGTgaattttaaatcacaaaaaatCCCACCTTCCTTATTTTTAACCCACATACTAAAGTTTCATTTCTAATACAGGTACTATGatcttgtttatttaaaatttttgtgcaCCTCTCTTAATATATGgattatattattcaattatataaactaaaaagatGCGACTAATTTAGTAATAAGAATGTGTTTTTAAGAGAAGTAGGCAAAACACTAAAaccaaagtatttatttatttatttacttttatctaagtatttattatatggtatatattttattattagttttttttttaatatttactatatgTTAGATGCATTACCTTGTATtagtttatgttttagtatTCAGTTATTtgtatgcatttattttatatttttaccacctgcagttagttctcctctttttttcctaattctaaggttgcctggcagagagcgctactaagcgataattctatttttatgtttctttttattcttgtataattcttcatgtggtttacaaatagagagtaataataataataataataaaaacctacCTCTTATTTATTCCAAAACACTTGTAGTAGTAACGTACTTTCGTCGTTCACAGTTGTCCACAGAGTCCAGAGGGCGTTGTATTAGCTGACTTTTTATATACTAATAGAGAACAAGATATTTTGGACATGAAAAACAAGTTTCGGCCATTACCAAGCCACCTAAGTACCTATTCACGGAACGCTGTTTCGTCAGTGATGTCGTTAATTGATAGACAAACGTAAATGGCTgtctaaattgttttttatctaAAAACTATTCACGTCGTAATAGCATCAGTACAATAAATCATGAATAGATTGTACTTTGAATTTTagttaataactaaaatttgaattacattataaattgtTTGGAAAGAGaggcaaaaataattatgtactagtcagctttttcttttttttatttaatcgtcaattacgcttactttggggctttatGGGGATATGTTTATTggcctagtatatttatttatttatttataatttattttctgcacttattttaaactttatatctgttgcccgcgttcttcgcccgcgtttataaatcccgcgggaaccttCCGGTTTTGTTCTCCGTTCTTGCAAATAACTCTGTGCTAAAAActagttaattggttgcttagttagggcgtaaaggaagggcaaacaaacaaattaacaaacacactataaaagataaagttaGGATTCAATCCCACCACTAAATATATATcatcttgttaatattttttttctgtgctAAGATCGAGAACATGGTGGTAAAAATTTACTGGATGAGTGTCTTAATTACAGTCTAATCGAAATGTTGATTATTATCTATGTTTTGTCTCGTAATAAGATAgatataggcagtggcgtgcatagagggtatgcacagggtatgcagatgatataaaatgaagaaaatctccagtaagagttataaaaaaacttaaggataggcattttaaggGTTATAAtaccctacccttaagtatttataactcgtactggtggttttcttcattatatatcatctgcataccctgtgcataccctctatgcacgccactggatatagGTAACGAAGTTAAGTATCAATTCTTCATACAAAAAACGAAACCGGCTTCTGCACTCCCTgagtatatatacataacttGTGATAATGCATAGGTTCACATTCATCATCCGCAACCTATTAACGTCCCTCTGCTGGGCACAGAGCGTAGACCCAGCATACAGCacaaatgcgggttggtgggctttaacgactattaccacaataAAGGGAATCGTCCCTTATCGAACCGGTACTAATGGCGTTTCGTGCTCTTCGAGACACCGccgatttcctaactccgggctggtactaaaaGATCATTAGGTAATAGAAGAAAATAcctaatcttatatatatatttcttgcgtgcctgtcactgaactcctcctaaacggctggaatATTAAGTTTTTCCTCAGCCGG encodes the following:
- the LOC120633078 gene encoding allergen Tha p 1-like, whose amino-acid sequence is MKGATVFIFMAAVALASAQQYTDRFDGVNVDEVIMNPRLLDAYIKCALEIGKCTAEGRELKSHIQDALENNCAHCTKIQRGWVHKVIGHLINNKPEYWQRLVDKYDPKRTYTVKYEKDLKTIKA